A stretch of Mucilaginibacter terrae DNA encodes these proteins:
- a CDS encoding DUF6298 domain-containing protein translates to MHAPAWAQKANKVKPQPPVAAEKSGKLVYAVNGKGDRIPDYSYAGYKASEQPIPDAQVKVVVPVKPGDATVRIQAAIDYVAGLTANKSGLKGAVLLQKGTYEVNGSLKFKSSGVVLRGSGMGNDGTTLIAAGTDRETFIRIAGKDDRKISDTVKIADAYVPVNATSFNVTGKYKVGDHVFIRRPSTKNWIELLKTDHFGGGITALGWKPGERDVIWDRTITAVSGNKINIDAPLTTALDTAYGGGLVSSYQWAGRISNIGIENLKLKSTYDAQNSKDEAHRWMAITMENVQDAWVRQVAFEHFAGSAVFVLETGNRITVQDCKSTAPVSEIGGQRRYTFYTMGGQTLFQRLYAEQGYHDFAVGYCAPGPNAFVQCQAWQPHSFSGAIDSWSSGVLFDVINIDGQALSYANRGQDGQGAGWTSANSMFWNCSAGRVDCYQPPGAQNWAYGTWAQFQGDGYWEESNNTINPRSFYYAQLKERLGKDLPKQQSDILPFEGEASSSPTVEVAMALTANSVKPAVTIGDWVEQSSQRNPIAVNASGAKTIDQLGFKQPVTPALAPKMAVSNGWLVRGNTVLSGARMDSPWWNGSVDPVYLKKNAKPAITRWVPGRTGTGLTDDLNELADGMERKHIVGFEQNYALWYERRRDDHERIRRIDGDVWPPFYEVPFARSGKESAWDGLSKYDITTYNKWYWSRLKQFATLADQKGLVLINHSYFQHNIIEAGAHYADFPWRPVNNINNTGFPEPVPYAGDKRVFMAEQFYDETHPVRRKLHQAFIRQNLDAFADNNGVIQFISAEFTGPLHFAQFWVETIQQWEKEKGKNAITGISTTKDVQDAILANPALAPAMDVIDIRYWHYQADGKAYAPAGGQNLAPRQQARQFKPKATSFEQVYRAVSEYGQKYPDKAVIYSGDGFDRFGWAAFMAGGSLPNLPAAVDPRLLADASTMKIVTLNGDPKDQWALGNVTKGFIIYSNTATVATPAVDANANYEVNWIDTKTGKTISTSKQKGAKLTALQSPANGPVVLWLKRI, encoded by the coding sequence ATGCACGCGCCCGCATGGGCCCAAAAAGCAAATAAAGTTAAACCCCAGCCTCCGGTTGCCGCTGAAAAGAGCGGCAAACTTGTTTATGCGGTTAACGGTAAAGGAGATCGCATTCCCGATTATTCGTACGCAGGTTACAAGGCTTCCGAACAACCCATACCCGATGCACAGGTAAAAGTAGTGGTGCCTGTTAAACCTGGCGATGCCACTGTGCGCATACAAGCTGCAATTGATTATGTAGCAGGTTTAACCGCTAACAAAAGTGGCCTTAAAGGTGCTGTGCTTCTACAAAAAGGAACTTACGAAGTAAACGGAAGCCTGAAATTCAAATCATCGGGCGTGGTTTTACGTGGCAGCGGAATGGGTAACGATGGCACCACGTTGATAGCCGCCGGTACCGACCGTGAAACGTTCATAAGAATTGCAGGTAAAGACGACCGTAAGATTAGCGACACTGTTAAAATAGCCGATGCCTATGTGCCGGTTAACGCCACTTCATTCAATGTAACAGGGAAATATAAAGTAGGTGACCATGTCTTCATTCGTCGCCCGAGTACCAAAAACTGGATAGAACTATTAAAAACCGACCACTTTGGCGGCGGCATCACCGCATTGGGCTGGAAACCCGGTGAGCGTGATGTGATCTGGGACAGGACCATAACTGCTGTATCTGGTAATAAGATCAATATTGATGCACCGCTTACCACAGCTTTGGATACTGCTTACGGCGGCGGTTTAGTAAGTAGCTATCAGTGGGCTGGTCGTATCAGCAATATTGGTATCGAAAACCTTAAACTGAAATCAACTTACGACGCTCAAAATTCTAAAGACGAAGCACACCGCTGGATGGCCATCACGATGGAGAATGTTCAGGATGCCTGGGTACGCCAGGTAGCATTTGAGCATTTTGCAGGTTCGGCCGTTTTTGTATTAGAAACAGGTAACCGCATCACCGTTCAGGATTGTAAATCAACTGCCCCCGTTTCCGAAATAGGAGGACAGCGCCGTTATACTTTTTATACTATGGGTGGGCAAACGTTGTTCCAGCGTTTATATGCCGAGCAGGGTTATCATGACTTTGCCGTGGGCTATTGTGCTCCTGGTCCTAACGCATTTGTACAATGCCAGGCCTGGCAGCCGCATAGCTTTAGCGGAGCTATAGATAGTTGGTCGTCGGGTGTGCTGTTTGATGTAATTAACATTGATGGCCAAGCCTTGAGTTATGCAAACCGCGGACAAGACGGACAAGGCGCAGGGTGGACATCAGCCAATAGTATGTTTTGGAATTGCAGTGCTGGCCGTGTAGATTGTTATCAGCCACCTGGCGCTCAAAACTGGGCTTACGGTACATGGGCTCAATTTCAGGGCGATGGTTACTGGGAAGAGTCAAATAACACCATAAACCCACGCAGTTTTTACTACGCACAGTTAAAAGAACGTTTAGGTAAAGATTTGCCTAAACAACAATCAGATATTTTGCCTTTTGAGGGCGAAGCATCAAGCAGCCCAACCGTTGAGGTGGCTATGGCTTTAACCGCTAACTCGGTTAAGCCTGCCGTAACCATTGGCGATTGGGTGGAGCAATCATCGCAACGAAACCCTATTGCTGTAAATGCGTCAGGCGCTAAAACTATTGATCAACTTGGCTTCAAACAACCTGTTACCCCTGCCTTAGCCCCCAAAATGGCAGTAAGCAATGGTTGGTTGGTTAGAGGTAATACCGTTTTGAGCGGTGCCCGCATGGATTCGCCATGGTGGAATGGTTCGGTTGACCCGGTTTATTTGAAAAAGAATGCCAAACCGGCAATCACGCGTTGGGTTCCGGGCCGCACGGGTACTGGTTTAACCGACGACTTAAATGAGCTGGCAGATGGAATGGAACGTAAGCATATCGTAGGCTTCGAACAAAACTACGCCCTTTGGTATGAGCGCCGCCGCGACGATCATGAGCGCATCCGCCGTATTGATGGTGATGTTTGGCCTCCGTTTTACGAGGTGCCTTTCGCCCGCAGTGGTAAAGAGAGTGCTTGGGACGGTTTAAGTAAGTATGATATAACCACGTACAACAAGTGGTATTGGAGCCGCTTAAAACAGTTTGCTACCCTGGCCGATCAAAAAGGACTGGTATTAATTAACCATAGCTATTTTCAGCACAATATTATAGAAGCCGGTGCGCATTATGCCGATTTCCCGTGGCGACCGGTAAACAATATCAATAACACAGGTTTCCCCGAGCCGGTGCCTTACGCGGGCGATAAGCGCGTGTTTATGGCCGAGCAGTTTTATGATGAAACGCATCCGGTTCGCCGTAAACTGCATCAAGCGTTCATCCGCCAAAATTTAGATGCATTTGCCGATAACAATGGAGTGATCCAATTCATTAGTGCCGAGTTTACCGGCCCGTTGCATTTTGCCCAGTTTTGGGTAGAAACTATACAGCAGTGGGAAAAAGAGAAAGGTAAAAATGCAATTACCGGCATCAGCACCACCAAAGATGTACAGGATGCTATATTAGCCAACCCTGCACTTGCCCCTGCAATGGATGTTATAGATATCCGCTACTGGCACTACCAGGCCGATGGCAAAGCGTATGCTCCTGCCGGAGGTCAAAACCTGGCTCCGCGTCAGCAAGCCCGTCAGTTTAAGCCTAAGGCTACATCTTTCGAACAGGTTTACCGCGCGGTTAGCGAGTATGGCCAAAAGTACCCCGACAAAGCAGTGATTTACTCGGGCGACGGATTTGACCGTTTTGGCTGGGCGGCATTCATGGCTGGTGGTTCGTTGCCTAATCTTCCGGCAGCGGTTGATCCCCGGTTACTGGCCGATGCTTCGACCATGAAAATTGTGACTTTAAATGGCGATCCTAAAGATCAATGGGCATTAGGTAATGTTACTAAAGGTTTCATTATTTACAGCAACACTGCTACCGTTGCTACACCTGCTGTAGATGCAAATGCCAATTATGAAGTAAACTGGATAGATACCAAAACAGGCAAAACCATATCAACAAGTAAACAAAAGGGAGCAAAGCTTACTGCTTTACAAAGCCCTGCCAATGGCCCGGTTGTGCTGTGGTTAAAACGAATTTAA
- a CDS encoding sugar-binding domain-containing protein — translation MSSAVRHITLICLLTLAGLTSFAQQTQKMYLSGTGSDKTVNWQFYCSAGRNSGKWTTIPVPSNWELQGFGKYNYGWAKDTARGKEVGQYKYKFKVPASFKGKTVQIVFEGAMTDTEVKINGKLRRANAPGFVLCFQIRCYLADKIRWYQLVRSNCCQAFS, via the coding sequence ATGAGTTCTGCTGTTCGTCATATCACCTTAATTTGCCTGTTAACTTTAGCGGGGTTGACTTCTTTTGCCCAGCAAACGCAAAAAATGTACCTCTCGGGAACAGGGAGTGATAAAACGGTTAACTGGCAATTCTACTGCTCTGCAGGCCGCAACTCGGGCAAATGGACTACTATTCCCGTGCCCTCAAACTGGGAATTGCAAGGCTTTGGCAAGTACAACTATGGCTGGGCTAAAGACACCGCACGAGGGAAAGAAGTAGGGCAGTACAAATACAAATTCAAAGTTCCGGCATCGTTCAAGGGCAAAACCGTTCAGATAGTTTTTGAGGGTGCCATGACCGATACTGAAGTGAAGATAAATGGCAAACTTCGCCGGGCCAATGCACCAGGGTTCGTATTATGCTTTCAAATACGATGTTACCTCGCTGATAAAATTCGATGGTACCAACTTGTTAGAAGCAACTGTTGCCAAGCATTCAGCTAA
- a CDS encoding six-hairpin glycosidase, whose amino-acid sequence MKLLNTKYIFTATALLSALAVQAQDTVHYSGTTVANVDYHNGQLAPVVGVHSQQVFRANREHPEEADGFGFTYNHAPMLAYWKNTFYVEYLSDKVGESIPPGQTLVVTSKDGNTWTKPVVVFPQYKVPDGTRKEGHEGVAKDLMAVMHQRMGFYTSKSNHLLVLGFYGICLNQKDDPNDGQGIGRVVREVLPDGKYGPIYFIHYNPKWNESNTSYPFYKKSKNKAFVQACDELMANSLMMMQWVEETDRKDPIIPLHKEYKAFNYYHLPDGRVVGLWKNALTAISKDGGKTWPNATRAPRFVNAAAKIWGQKTSDGKYATVYNPSEFRWPLAASVSKDGLDYTNLLLINGEISTMRYGGNYKSYGPQYVRGIIEGNGVPPDGKMWVTYSMNKEDIWVSSVPVPLTEIASGHANDNFAQLPAGKELDKWNYNSGLWAPVSIDKAPDGTKSLTLQDWDPFDYAKAERIVPESKVLEAEFTVIPAQNSNGQLDIEFQDAKGQAGIRLAFDSAGVFKGKAGYRYKNFMKYEAGKEYHIKLKMNVNNRFYTMNVNGKELSLSLMFAPLTSVNKIVFRTGDVRRFPDADTPTDQSYDLPKAGEKSKKATFYIKSLSTKGN is encoded by the coding sequence ATGAAGTTATTGAATACCAAATATATTTTTACGGCAACCGCACTGCTTTCGGCATTGGCTGTACAAGCGCAGGACACTGTGCATTACAGTGGTACAACCGTAGCTAATGTTGATTACCATAACGGGCAACTGGCTCCGGTTGTGGGCGTGCATAGCCAACAGGTTTTTCGTGCCAACCGCGAGCATCCTGAGGAGGCTGATGGCTTTGGCTTCACTTACAACCACGCGCCCATGCTGGCTTACTGGAAAAATACATTTTATGTAGAATACCTGAGCGATAAGGTAGGGGAGAGCATTCCGCCAGGACAAACATTGGTAGTCACCTCAAAAGACGGCAACACCTGGACTAAACCTGTGGTGGTGTTCCCTCAATACAAAGTGCCCGATGGTACCCGTAAAGAAGGCCATGAAGGTGTAGCTAAAGACTTAATGGCTGTAATGCACCAGCGTATGGGTTTTTACACATCAAAATCAAACCATCTGCTGGTATTAGGCTTTTACGGAATTTGTTTAAACCAAAAAGATGACCCGAATGATGGGCAGGGTATTGGCCGTGTAGTACGCGAGGTATTGCCTGATGGTAAATACGGACCTATCTATTTTATACATTACAATCCCAAATGGAACGAGAGCAACACCTCATACCCTTTCTACAAAAAAAGTAAGAACAAGGCGTTTGTACAAGCTTGTGATGAGTTAATGGCTAATTCTTTGATGATGATGCAATGGGTTGAGGAAACCGACCGTAAAGACCCGATTATTCCGTTGCATAAAGAATATAAGGCGTTCAACTACTACCACCTGCCTGATGGTCGCGTGGTTGGCTTATGGAAGAACGCCTTAACCGCTATTAGTAAAGACGGCGGCAAAACCTGGCCTAATGCCACGCGCGCGCCACGTTTTGTTAATGCTGCTGCTAAAATTTGGGGACAAAAAACAAGCGACGGCAAGTATGCCACAGTATACAATCCCTCGGAGTTCCGTTGGCCGCTGGCCGCCTCAGTGAGTAAGGATGGTTTAGATTATACCAACCTGCTGCTCATCAACGGCGAAATATCAACCATGCGTTACGGCGGTAACTACAAATCGTACGGTCCTCAATATGTGCGTGGTATTATTGAAGGCAACGGTGTGCCTCCGGATGGTAAAATGTGGGTTACTTACAGCATGAACAAGGAAGACATCTGGGTATCATCAGTACCGGTACCTTTAACCGAAATAGCTTCCGGTCATGCTAACGATAATTTTGCCCAATTACCAGCCGGTAAAGAACTTGACAAATGGAACTATAACAGCGGCTTATGGGCTCCTGTAAGTATTGATAAAGCCCCTGATGGTACTAAAAGCCTCACCCTGCAAGATTGGGACCCTTTTGATTATGCAAAAGCAGAACGAATTGTACCCGAATCGAAGGTGTTGGAAGCCGAGTTTACCGTTATTCCGGCTCAAAACAGCAATGGCCAGTTAGATATAGAGTTCCAGGATGCCAAAGGTCAGGCCGGTATTCGTTTAGCGTTCGATTCTGCTGGTGTTTTTAAGGGAAAGGCCGGCTATCGCTATAAAAACTTCATGAAGTACGAAGCAGGTAAAGAGTATCACATTAAACTCAAAATGAATGTAAATAACCGCTTTTACACCATGAATGTGAACGGCAAAGAGTTGTCGTTATCATTAATGTTTGCACCGTTAACCAGCGTTAATAAAATTGTTTTCCGTACGGGCGATGTGCGTCGTTTTCCGGATGCCGATACCCCAACCGATCAAAGCTACGATTTGCCAAAAGCGGGCGAAAAGTCTAAGAAAGCCACATTTTATATTAAATCATTATCTACAAAAGGTAACTAA
- a CDS encoding sialate O-acetylesterase has protein sequence MLRRYYIAFGLALAGCLSALSSNATVILPKILGNGMVLQRNQPVPIWGTAAKGEKVTVRFAGQTKTVTPDTGGRWKVYLKPMEASAKGRDLTISGTNKIVLTDVLVGEVWLCSGQSNMQYEMRKNSKVARPDTSSDKSPIDELERAHNPAIRIFLVDRKRQPKPDSTHSGWSIAQDSALRAFSAAGYFFGKKLYAELKVPIGVISSAVSGSRIEPWINETAFNSEPYFKTIKVDGDPGKFYHPMIETLAPYAIKGFLWYQGESNVGETMSYIYKMQVLINSWRKLWNNDKLPFYYVQLAPYTNSQDKKFTTETLPEFREAQVQVLQIPRTGMIVTTDLNDNVKNIHPPFKWEIGRRLALVALAKSYGSKAEYSGPVYAKMDIDRDQVVLKFDHVGKGLISSDGKPLTHFVIAGADKKFVPANVMIKDDVLVLSSPEVKKPVAVRFAWDEAAQPNFYNKDGLPAMPFRTDNPLNYKPAN, from the coding sequence ATGCTCAGGAGATATTACATAGCTTTTGGTTTAGCATTGGCCGGTTGCTTGAGTGCATTAAGTAGCAATGCTACCGTGATATTGCCTAAAATTTTGGGTAATGGTATGGTATTGCAACGCAACCAGCCCGTACCCATTTGGGGTACTGCTGCCAAAGGGGAAAAGGTGACCGTACGTTTTGCAGGTCAAACCAAAACCGTTACGCCCGATACCGGTGGTAGATGGAAGGTGTATCTGAAACCGATGGAAGCATCAGCCAAAGGCCGCGACCTGACCATTTCGGGTACAAATAAAATTGTATTGACCGATGTTTTAGTTGGTGAAGTTTGGTTATGCTCGGGCCAAAGCAATATGCAGTACGAAATGCGCAAGAACAGCAAGGTTGCCCGTCCCGATACCAGTAGCGATAAGTCGCCTATTGATGAGTTGGAGCGCGCGCACAACCCTGCCATACGTATTTTTTTGGTGGACAGGAAACGCCAGCCCAAACCCGATTCAACCCATAGCGGCTGGAGCATAGCACAGGATTCGGCCTTACGAGCGTTTTCGGCAGCAGGTTATTTCTTCGGCAAAAAGCTTTATGCTGAACTGAAAGTTCCTATCGGCGTAATTTCATCGGCCGTAAGCGGTAGCCGTATTGAGCCGTGGATTAACGAAACAGCATTCAATTCGGAACCTTATTTTAAAACCATTAAGGTAGATGGTGATCCGGGTAAGTTTTATCATCCTATGATAGAGACGCTGGCTCCATATGCCATTAAAGGCTTTTTATGGTACCAGGGAGAAAGTAACGTGGGCGAAACCATGAGCTACATCTACAAAATGCAGGTGCTCATTAACAGCTGGCGCAAGCTTTGGAATAATGATAAACTGCCGTTCTACTATGTGCAACTGGCACCCTATACAAATTCACAGGATAAAAAATTCACCACCGAAACCCTGCCCGAATTTAGGGAAGCGCAGGTACAGGTATTACAAATACCCCGCACGGGCATGATTGTAACTACTGATTTAAACGACAATGTAAAAAATATTCACCCGCCGTTTAAGTGGGAAATTGGTCGCCGTTTAGCGTTGGTTGCTTTGGCAAAAAGCTATGGTTCTAAAGCCGAATATTCGGGCCCTGTATACGCAAAAATGGATATAGACCGCGACCAGGTAGTACTTAAATTCGATCATGTAGGTAAAGGGCTCATCAGCAGTGATGGCAAACCTTTAACCCATTTTGTGATTGCCGGTGCCGATAAAAAATTTGTACCTGCCAATGTGATGATTAAAGATGATGTATTGGTACTATCATCGCCCGAAGTGAAAAAGCCCGTAGCCGTGCGTTTTGCATGGGACGAGGCCGCTCAACCTAATTTTTACAATAAAGACGGCTTACCGGCAATGCCTTTCCGCACCGATAATCCGCTAAACTATAAACCCGCTAATTGA
- a CDS encoding glycoside hydrolase family 43 protein: MTIVFILLITSCASKKNVYLFTSFHEPADEGLRMLYSTDGYHWNDFKHVLLKPEAGDAKIMRDPSIVQGPDGTFHLVWTTGWKGDQGFGYASSKDLIHWSLQQHINIMATEPTTVNVWAPEIFFDDEKKQYIIVWASCVPGRFPNGQEDANNNHRLYYTTTTDFKTFAPAKLFLDPGFSVIDAQILKRGHEDYVLVMKDNTRPNRNILVATANDPLGPYSNYSNRFTELFSEGPNATKVGDNWLIYYDSYRLKRYGAMQTTDFKTFTDVSDKVTVPEGHKHGTIFKVTTKTLNNLKKETGVQ, from the coding sequence ATGACAATTGTATTTATCCTGTTAATCACCTCATGCGCTTCCAAAAAAAACGTATACCTCTTCACCTCATTCCACGAACCGGCCGACGAAGGCTTGCGCATGCTATACAGTACCGATGGCTATCACTGGAACGACTTTAAACATGTACTCCTGAAGCCCGAAGCTGGCGATGCCAAAATCATGCGCGACCCATCCATTGTTCAGGGCCCCGATGGCACCTTCCATTTGGTGTGGACCACCGGTTGGAAAGGCGACCAAGGTTTCGGTTACGCATCATCAAAAGACCTTATCCATTGGTCACTTCAGCAGCACATCAACATTATGGCTACCGAGCCAACTACCGTAAATGTGTGGGCGCCTGAGATTTTCTTTGACGATGAGAAAAAGCAATACATCATCGTATGGGCATCATGTGTACCAGGTCGTTTTCCTAATGGGCAGGAGGATGCCAACAACAATCATCGCCTGTATTACACCACCACAACCGATTTTAAAACATTCGCCCCGGCCAAATTATTCCTCGACCCCGGCTTTAGCGTAATTGATGCACAGATATTGAAACGCGGTCATGAAGATTATGTGCTGGTGATGAAAGACAATACCCGCCCTAACCGCAACATATTAGTAGCTACTGCCAACGACCCGCTTGGGCCTTACAGTAATTACAGTAACCGGTTTACGGAGTTATTTTCGGAAGGGCCGAACGCTACTAAGGTGGGCGATAACTGGCTCATTTATTATGACTCGTACCGCTTAAAAAGATACGGGGCTATGCAAACCACCGACTTTAAAACCTTTACCGATGTATCAGACAAGGTTACCGTCCCCGAAGGGCATAAGCACGGTACCATATTTAAGGTGACCACAAAAACGTTAAATAATTTAAAGAAAGAAACAGGTGTGCAGTAA
- a CDS encoding glycoside hydrolase family 140 protein has product MSKKVICILLLAVIGLAFVTEGPAVLPQLKISANHRYFLTGNEKPFFWLGDTGWLLFAKLNRSEAEKYLETRKQQGYNVIQVMVIHDIKEVNAYGDSALVASNIAKPKVTEGSNPANATEYDYWDHVDYIVDLAAKKGIYMALVPVWGSVVKSKNHDVPADKAKVYADFLAKRYRDRSNIIWMNGGDIAGSDSTKVWNTIGATLRESNPDKLITYHPRGRTQSSTWFHNEQWLDFNTFQSGHRTYAQDTSKKDLKYGEDNWKYVNVDYNKTPIKPTLDAEPSYEKIPWGLHNVKLPRWTAADVRRYGYWSVFAGGCGYTYGNNDVMQMHKPTDKNSAYGSKQYWYQSINDPGAKQMVYIKKLMLSRSYFDRVPDQSLIAGKQGTRYNYLLATRGKSYAFIYTYNGKNFSVNTTSLPGTKIKSSWFNPRTGVTTAGITQAKAKTLAFNPPGEPKNGNDWVLVLDAI; this is encoded by the coding sequence ATGTCTAAAAAAGTCATCTGCATATTACTTTTAGCAGTAATAGGTTTGGCCTTTGTAACCGAAGGCCCGGCTGTGTTGCCTCAACTTAAAATATCGGCCAATCACCGTTACTTTTTGACCGGTAACGAAAAGCCATTTTTTTGGCTGGGCGATACCGGTTGGTTACTGTTTGCCAAACTTAACCGTTCCGAAGCCGAAAAGTACCTTGAAACGCGCAAGCAACAAGGCTACAACGTAATACAGGTAATGGTTATTCATGACATAAAAGAGGTGAATGCTTATGGCGATTCGGCTTTGGTAGCATCAAATATTGCCAAACCCAAAGTAACCGAGGGTAGCAACCCGGCCAACGCCACAGAGTACGATTACTGGGACCATGTTGACTATATAGTTGACCTCGCCGCCAAAAAAGGCATTTACATGGCACTGGTGCCCGTTTGGGGCTCGGTAGTAAAATCAAAAAATCATGATGTTCCGGCTGATAAGGCCAAAGTATATGCCGACTTTTTAGCCAAACGCTATAGAGACCGCAGCAACATCATTTGGATGAACGGAGGAGATATTGCAGGTAGCGATTCGACCAAAGTTTGGAACACTATTGGTGCAACTTTGCGCGAGAGTAACCCCGATAAACTGATTACCTACCACCCACGTGGCCGTACCCAATCATCAACCTGGTTTCATAACGAGCAATGGTTAGACTTTAATACTTTCCAATCTGGTCACCGTACTTACGCACAGGACACCTCTAAAAAAGACCTTAAATACGGCGAGGATAACTGGAAATACGTAAACGTTGATTACAACAAAACTCCCATCAAGCCTACCCTTGATGCCGAGCCATCATATGAGAAAATTCCATGGGGACTGCATAACGTAAAGCTTCCACGCTGGACGGCTGCCGATGTGCGTCGCTACGGTTACTGGTCGGTTTTTGCGGGCGGTTGCGGTTACACCTACGGTAATAACGATGTAATGCAAATGCACAAACCAACCGATAAGAACAGTGCATACGGTTCAAAACAATACTGGTACCAGTCTATCAACGATCCTGGTGCTAAGCAAATGGTGTATATCAAAAAGCTGATGCTATCACGTTCATATTTCGACCGTGTGCCCGACCAATCACTTATTGCCGGCAAACAAGGTACCCGCTACAACTACCTGCTGGCTACCCGCGGTAAAAGCTACGCCTTTATTTATACTTATAATGGTAAAAACTTTTCGGTAAATACAACCAGCTTGCCGGGTACTAAAATCAAATCATCGTGGTTTAACCCGCGTACGGGTGTTACCACAGCTGGGATTACCCAGGCTAAAGCTAAAACATTAGCTTTTAACCCGCCGGGAGAACCTAAGAATGGTAATGATTGGGTGTTGGTTTTGGATGCTATTTAA